ATTTGAAGAGGCTATGAACAATATCATGCCTGTATTAGAAGTTAAGGCTAGACGTGTTGGTGGAGCTAACTATCAAGTACCGATAGAAGTTAGACCTGCAAGAAGACAAACATTAGGTCTTAGATGGCTAGTAGGTTATACTCGTAAAAGAGGCGAAAGAACAATGACTGAAAAGCTAGCTAAGGAAATAATGGATGCTGCAAACAACACTGGTGCATCTGTTAAGAAGAAAGAAGATACTCATAAAATGGCAGAAGCTAATAAAGCCTTTGCACATTACAGATGGTAAGATATTAAAAAAATATACTATAATTAACATAGATTTTAAATATATATGTTATTATTATTTCGGTGTTTTATAAATTCCTATAGCGTTTTGATTGAGAGGAGGAACTAAGGTGTCAAGAGCCTTTCCTTTAGAGAGAACAAGAAACATTGGTATTATGGCACATATTGATGCTGGAAAAACAACAACTACAGAGAGAATACTGTTCTACACTGGAAGAACTCATAAGATAGGTGA
Above is a genomic segment from Maledivibacter sp. containing:
- the rpsG gene encoding 30S ribosomal protein S7; the protein is MPRKGNVPKREVLPDPMYGSKVVTKLINSVMLDGKKGTAQRIVYDAFEVVKEKTGKEPLEVFEEAMNNIMPVLEVKARRVGGANYQVPIEVRPARRQTLGLRWLVGYTRKRGERTMTEKLAKEIMDAANNTGASVKKKEDTHKMAEANKAFAHYRW